A section of the Archocentrus centrarchus isolate MPI-CPG fArcCen1 chromosome 20, fArcCen1, whole genome shotgun sequence genome encodes:
- the LOC115799093 gene encoding uncharacterized protein LOC115799093 — protein MVVSKSVILDRLADCITKITPYPTRDNIESAGGQAPLREGARFWSRMVFLEVQLVFKMSNYQRMMAAGCPEVLVNKRKRGKRNGKPLKKSKKGEIHYLPQPPEGQIAVKAEKDHKTMALKVQKKDPDLQVLDELMTATFAQQRQEIISDEPLIFVVKDRWPALFSERQLIAEFWRIVTKDLLESFLGGRDAFMLSLLQLYKTAAASGRRLALSSILDCLQKEDVNQNQRTAALLGLLCYFSDDSSNIIRKCNAHGETLDVIMSGMEVGLLIGHESPLQDAFPLEVFNVAVVAEEKIILDDIRDVPTGFAVLLGTIYCLNLEYPQNMRYSFELLQKVIMNIKPDQCSARVQGLRNKLLRYRV, from the exons ATGGTTGTCTCAAAGAGTGTAATACTGGACAGACTGGCTGATTGCATCACCAAAATCACTCCCTATCCTACTAGAGACAACATAGAAAGCGCTGGTGGTCAAGCACCCTTGCGTGAGGGAGCCAGGTTCTGGTCAAGGATGGTATTTCTGGAAGTTCAGCTTGTATTCAAGATGAGCAATTATCAGAGGATGATGGCAGCTGGATGCCCAGAAGTTCtggtaaataaaagaaaaagaggaaaaagaaatggcAAGCCACTCAAGAAGTCAAAAAAGGGAGAGATCCACTATTTGCCACAGCCACCTGAGGGACAAATTGCAGTCAAAGCAGAGAAGGATCACAAGACCATGGCTCTAAAAGTGCAGAAGAAAGATCCAGATTTACAGGTCCTGGATGAATTGATGACTGCAACATTTGCACAGCAGAGACAAGAAATAATCAGTGATGAACCTCTCATCTTTGTTGTCAAGGACAGATGGCCTGCATTGTTTAGTGAGCGACAG CTAATTGCAGAGTTCTGGAGAATTGTCACCAAAGACCTGCTGGAATCCTTTTTGGGTGGACGTGATGCCTTCATGCTCAGTCTTCTACAACTTtacaaaacagctgctgcatcgGGCAGGAGGTTGGCCctgagcagcattttggattgcCTTCAAAAGGAG GACGTAAACCAAAACCAAAGAACAGCTGCCCTTCTTGGTCTCCTGTGCTACTTTTCAGACGATTCCTCCAACATAATCAGGAAGTGTAAT gCTCATGGTGAAACCCTCGACGTGATAATGAGCGGGATGGAAGTCGGACTGCTGATCGGACATGAAAGCCCTCTGCAGGATGCATTCCCTTTAGAGGTCTTCAATGTGGCTGTGGTAGCAGAGGAAAAGATCATCCTagatgacatcagagatgtgccCACTGGCTTTGCTGTGTTACTGGGCACCATCTACTGCCTTAACCTTGAGTACCCACAAAATATGAGGTACTCCTTTGAGCTCCTGCAGAAGGTCATCATGAACATTAAACCAGACCAATGCTCTGCAAGAGTCCAAGGACTAAGAAATAAACTGCTTAGATATCGTGTGTAA
- the LOC115799538 gene encoding organic solute transporter subunit alpha-like, giving the protein MDGNGAETASIAANMSNGSIDPRCEGGAPFAFEVIRKFGVFDYVLYGILTFMAIISALVFLEECIYIYRKVPANKKSVIIWVNGAAPMIGTMSCLGMWIPRATMFTDMFSGCYFATVVFKFLILMLEEVGGDEAFLRRAGKHKLRISTGPCCCCCRCLPHVAITRRSLFLLKLGSFQFAVLKTAFTILSIVLWNNGNFDIKGMGITEPGIWINCFVGVLTITALWPVSIMFIHLKTALQTIKIVPKYAMYQLVLILSQLQSAIINILSTKGTIACSPPFPAAVRGYMMSQQLMIMEMFIITMVTRLLYRRQYDPLPEEQDANENTRMTAISESP; this is encoded by the exons ATGGATGGAAACGGGGCTGAGACGGCATCGATAGCAGCCAACATGAGCAATGGATCCATTGACCCGAGGTGTGAGGGGGGCGCTCCCTTCGCCTTCGAAGTCATCCGCA AGTTTGGTGTTTTTGACTATGTCCTGTACGGCATCCTGACCTTCATGGCAATAATTTCTGCGCTGGTCTTCTTAGAGGAGTGTATCTACATCTATAGGAAAGTACCCGCCAATAAAAAGAGTGTCATCATCTGGGTGAATGGGGCAGCACCG atGATTGGCACCATGTCATGTCTGGGGATGTGGATCCCCAGAGCTACCATGTTTACTGATATGTTCTCTGGCTG TTACTTTGCCACGGTGGTGTTTAAGTTCCTGATCTTGATGCTGGAAGAGGTGGGTGGCGACGAGGCGTTTCTGAGGCGTGCAGGGAAACATAAACTGAGGATCAGCACGGGgccttgttgctgctgctgtcgcTGCCTGCCACATGTGGCCATCACACG ACGCTCTCTCTTCCTGCTCAAACTTGGCTCCTTCCAGTTCGCTGTCCTGAAGACTGCCTTCACCATCCTTTCCATTGTTCTCTGGAACAACGGAAATTTTGACATAAAAGGC ATGGGCATTACAGAACCTGGAATATGGATCAACTGTTTTGTGGGCGTCTTGACAATCACAGCTCTGTGGCCTGTTTCGATCATGTTCATACACCTGAAGACTGCCCTGCAAACGATAAAGATTGTCCCTAAATACGCTATGTACCAG ctgGTCCTGATCCTGAGCCAGCTGCAGTCAGCTATTATCAACATCTTGTCTACAAAGGGAACCATTGCCTGCTCTCCACCTTTCCCTGCTGCAGTCAGAGGATACA TGATGAGTCAGCAGCTGATGATCATGGAGATGTTCATCATCACGATGGTAACACGGCTGCTGTATCGGCGACAATACGATCCTTTACCTGAAGAACAGGACGCCAATGAAAACACAAGAATGACTGCCATATCAGAGTCTCCATGA